In one Lolium rigidum isolate FL_2022 chromosome 3, APGP_CSIRO_Lrig_0.1, whole genome shotgun sequence genomic region, the following are encoded:
- the LOC124700006 gene encoding target of rapamycin complex subunit LST8: MAQPSVILATASYDHTIRFWEAKSGRCYRTIQYPDSQVNRLEITPDKRFLAAAGNSHIRLFDVNSNSAQPVISYDSHTSNVMAVGFHCDGNWMYSGSEDGTVRIWDLRTATCQREYESRAAVNTVVLHPNQKELISGDQNGNIRVWDLAANSCSCELVPEVDTAVRSLTVMWDGSMVVAANNRGTCYVWRLLKGTQTITSFEPLHKLQAHDGYILKCLLSPEFCDPNRYLATASSDHTVKIWNVDGFKLERTLVGHQRWVWDCVFSVDGAYLITASSDTTARLWTMSTGEAIRVYQGHHKATVCCALHDGAESAPS, encoded by the exons ATGGCTCAACCTTCTGTCATTCTAGCGACTGCAAGTTATGACCACACAATCAGATTTTGGGAAGCCAAGAGTGGTCGCTGTTACCGCACCATTCAATATCCAGACTCG CAAGTGAATCGCCTTGAGATAACCCCAGACAAGCGATTCTTAGCTGCTGCTGGCAATTCCCATATCCGCCTTTTTGATGTTAACTCAAATAGCGCGCAACCG GTAATTAGCTATGATTCGCATACTAGTAATGTGATGGCCGTGGGATTCCATTGTGATGGCAACTGGATGTACTCGGGTTCTGAAGACGGCACTGTGAGAATATGGGACTTGAG GACTGCCACTTGCCAACGAGAATATGAAAGTCGTGCAGCTGTCAACACCGTGGTCCTGCACCCCAATCAG AAAGAACTAATATCTGGTGATCAGAACGGAAACATTCGTGTGTGGGATTTGGCTGCTAATTCATGCAGCTGTGAGTTG GTACCAGAGGTCGATACAGCTGTAAGATCTCTGACAGTCATGTGGGATGGGAGTATGGTTGTAGCTGCAAATAACCGCGGGACATGCTATGTTTGGCGCTTACTTAAGGGCACTCAG ACAATCACCAgctttgagccactccataagctGCAAGCCCATGATGGCTACATTCTGAAGTGCCTGCTTTCACCTGAATTTTGTGACCCTAACAG GTATCTGGCAACTGCATCATCAGACCACACTGTAAAGATTTGGAATGTGGATGGCTTCAAGTTGGAACGCACTTTAGTTG GTCATCAGCGTTGGGTCTGGGACTGTGTATTCTCAGTAGATGGCGCTTATTTGATAACTG CTTCCTCTGATACCACCGCAAGATTGTGGACGATGTCAACCGGAGAGGCCATCAGGGTGTACCAGGGGCACCACAAGGCGACCGTCTGCTGTGCTCTCCATGACGGGGCTGAATCGGCGCCCTCATAA